The stretch of DNA TGCAGGATTTGATAAAGATGCTACCGATGTTGCAAGAGGACATATGTTACCTTTTCCTCCTTCATCTCCTTCCGTTGCATTATTTAAAGATGGAGAATTGGTTCACATGGTAGAACGTCATCATATAGAAGGAAGAACAGCTGAAATGATTGCAGAAAATTTAAAAACAGCTTACGAAGAGTATTGTTAAGACTCTATTTATAATCAATATAAAGCACTCTTTTGAGTGCTTTTTTTAACTTGGAAAATCAACTGGCAAATAGAAAAATTATTCACATTGATATGGATGCCTTTTATGCATCCGTAGAGCAATATGATAATCCTGATTTAAGGGGGAAGCCTATTGCTGTAGGTGGTGGAAGCGATCGTGGAGTGGTAGCGGCAGCAAGTTATGAATCTCGTAAATTTGGTGTGCGATCAGCTATGTCAGGAAAGCAGGCTAAAAAATTATGTCCAGATTTGATTTTTGTAAAAGCTCGTTTTTCACGTTATAAAGAGGTTTCAACTCAAATTCGAAAAATCTTTTATGAGTATACCGATTTGGTAGAGCCTTTGTCTTTAGATGAAGCTTTTTTAGATGTAACAGTGAATAAAATAAATAATCCTTCTGCGACCTTTATAGCAGAAGAAATTCGTGCTAAAATTTTTGAAAAGACAGGGCTTACAGCTTCGGCAGGGATCTCTGTTAATAAATTTCTTGCTAAAATTGCTTCGGATGAAAATAAACCCAATGGTCAATATTTAATTCCTCCACATAAAATAGAATCTTTTTTAGAAGATCTTCGTATTGAGCGTTTCTTTGGTATAGGTAAGGTTACGGCTGATAAAATGAAAAAGATGGGAATTTTTACAGGAAAAGATCTAAAAGAATGGCCGCTAGAAGAGTTGGAAAAGCGTTTTAAGAGCTCTGGAAGACATTACTATCAGATTGTAAGAGGAATTCATCAGTCTCCTGTAAAACCGTTTAGAGAACGCAAATCGTTAAGTGCAGAACGTACTTTTAGTGAAGATATTATTGACGTTACAGTTTTAGATGAAAAATTGTTTGAAATTTGTAGAGAAGTGAATCAGCGTTTAAAAAAAGGTGATTTTAGAGGGAAAACCGTTACATTAAAAATAAAGTATAAAGATTTTACCGTTTCAACGCGTAGTAAGACATTTGATTTCTATTTCAATGATTATAAAACGATTTATTCTGAGGCAAAAGAGCTGTTACTAGCTAATTTCCCTAAAAAATTCATTCGTTTACTAGGTGTTGGGGTTTCT from Flavobacteriaceae bacterium UJ101 encodes:
- the DPO4|dinB gene encoding DNA-directed DNA polymerase (Poorly processive, error-prone DNA polymerase involved in untargeted mutagenesis. Copies undamaged DNA at stalled replication forks, which arise in vivo from mismatched or misaligned primer ends. These misaligned primers can be extended by PolIV. Exhibits no 3'-5' exonuclease (proofreading) activity. May be involved in translesional synthesis, in conjunction with the beta clamp from PolIII; Belongs to the DNA polymerase type-Y family; Contains 1 umuC domain.; KEGG: ccu:Ccur_06310 DNA polymerase IV) yields the protein MSAFFNLENQLANRKIIHIDMDAFYASVEQYDNPDLRGKPIAVGGGSDRGVVAAASYESRKFGVRSAMSGKQAKKLCPDLIFVKARFSRYKEVSTQIRKIFYEYTDLVEPLSLDEAFLDVTVNKINNPSATFIAEEIRAKIFEKTGLTASAGISVNKFLAKIASDENKPNGQYLIPPHKIESFLEDLRIERFFGIGKVTADKMKKMGIFTGKDLKEWPLEELEKRFKSSGRHYYQIVRGIHQSPVKPFRERKSLSAERTFSEDIIDVTVLDEKLFEICREVNQRLKKGDFRGKTVTLKIKYKDFTVSTRSKTFDFYFNDYKTIYSEAKELLLANFPKKFIRLLGVGVSNFEKEEEPQEFKPYQIEIPFKGFYE